One genomic region from Terriglobia bacterium encodes:
- the glyA gene encoding serine hydroxymethyltransferase, producing the protein MTQNDRTRPLSEVDPEVARAIDHEVGRQAATLELIASENFVSEAVLEALGSVLTNKYAEGLPGKRYYGGCEFVDVAETLAIERARKLFNADHVNVQPHSGAQANQAVYMTVLNPGDTLLGMNLAHGGHLTHGHPLNFSGKMYNIIPYGVRKDTETIDYEELEQLAMEHKPKLIVAGASAYPRIIDFARFSGIAKKSGALLMVDMAHIAGLIAAGLHPSPFPHADFVTTTTHKTLRGPRGGATFCKAEFAKALDKTIFPGIQGGPLMHVIAAKAVCFEEALQPAFREYQKQIVDNARVLCEAIAARGFRIVSGGTDNHLMLVDVFSKNVTGKQAEKALEQAGITVNKNAIPFDPNPPMVASGIRVGTPAVTTRGMKEAEMRKIGGWIADVLADLENEALLARVRKEVHALTEEFPLYENRRAAVAGKV; encoded by the coding sequence ATGACCCAGAATGATCGCACCCGTCCCCTCAGCGAGGTCGACCCGGAAGTTGCGCGGGCCATTGACCACGAGGTCGGCCGGCAGGCCGCCACGCTGGAGCTGATTGCCTCCGAGAATTTTGTGAGCGAGGCGGTGCTCGAGGCGCTCGGCTCCGTGCTGACCAACAAGTACGCCGAGGGTCTGCCAGGCAAGCGCTACTACGGCGGCTGCGAGTTTGTGGACGTGGCCGAGACGCTGGCGATTGAGCGCGCCAGGAAGCTGTTCAACGCTGACCACGTGAACGTGCAGCCGCATTCCGGCGCGCAGGCCAATCAGGCTGTTTACATGACGGTGCTGAATCCTGGAGACACGCTGCTGGGTATGAATCTCGCGCACGGAGGGCACCTGACGCACGGCCATCCGCTGAACTTCTCCGGCAAGATGTACAACATCATCCCTTACGGTGTGAGGAAGGACACGGAGACCATCGACTATGAAGAGCTTGAACAGCTCGCCATGGAGCACAAGCCAAAACTGATTGTAGCCGGCGCCAGCGCCTATCCGCGCATTATTGATTTCGCGCGCTTCAGTGGAATTGCCAAAAAATCCGGCGCGCTGCTGATGGTGGACATGGCCCACATCGCCGGCCTCATCGCGGCGGGCCTGCATCCCAGTCCCTTTCCGCACGCTGACTTTGTCACCACCACCACCCACAAGACGCTTCGCGGCCCGCGCGGCGGCGCCACGTTCTGCAAGGCCGAGTTTGCCAAGGCGCTCGACAAGACCATCTTTCCCGGCATCCAGGGAGGCCCGCTCATGCACGTGATCGCCGCCAAGGCCGTCTGCTTCGAGGAAGCGTTGCAGCCCGCCTTCCGCGAATATCAGAAGCAGATTGTGGATAACGCCCGCGTGCTGTGCGAGGCCATCGCTGCCAGGGGATTCCGCATTGTCTCCGGCGGCACGGACAATCACCTGATGCTGGTGGACGTTTTTTCAAAGAACGTCACCGGCAAGCAGGCGGAAAAGGCGCTCGAGCAGGCCGGCATCACCGTCAACAAGAACGCCATTCCGTTTGATCCCAATCCGCCCATGGTGGCCAGCGGCATCCGCGTGGGAACGCCCGCCGTCACCACGCGCGGCATGAAGGAAGCGGAGATGCGCAAGATCGGCGGCTGGATTGCCGACGTGCTGGCCGACCTGGAAAATGAAGCTCTGCTGGCGCGCGTCCGAAAGGAAGTGCACGCGCTCACCGAGGAGTTCCCGCTGTACGAAAACCGCCGGGCCGCGGTGGCTGGCAAGGTGTAA
- the hpnE gene encoding hydroxysqualene dehydroxylase HpnE: MPEDVLIIGGGLAGLAAGVALAEAGCRVRLLEQKPYLGGRARSFRDAATGSVVDNGQHLFMGCYHATLRFLDAIGTAHTVTFDPQLRVRFLDSNQKLTELRCPAFSAPWHLLTGVCLSDSFTFGEKMDVLRLGRALRSAKDKAESTGVLEHMTVEEWLSALGQRETLRRNFWDLLCIAAMNEDPEITSALLFRRVLRLALFSSPLDSRLGVPRKGLSDCYTDAAAGAIASRGGSVELRRDVRALLISDGVCHGVKLADGDAIEAPTVLSAVPWHVLPGLLPAETVKSEPVFSRILDLRPAPIISIYLWFDRAVTDLEFVGLRGTTIQWLFNKGRILGSGENYVSLVLSGAHDHVARSKENLLSTALSELRNLLPGARDARLTHSLVIKERFATFSPCVRVDGLRPPAVTPVRGLYLAGDWTDTGLPATIEGAVQSGYTAAEAILHSN; the protein is encoded by the coding sequence ATGCCTGAAGACGTTCTGATCATCGGTGGCGGCCTGGCGGGTCTGGCCGCGGGAGTGGCGCTGGCTGAGGCCGGCTGCCGCGTCCGCCTGCTCGAGCAGAAGCCGTATCTCGGCGGGCGTGCGCGCTCCTTCCGTGACGCGGCCACGGGTTCCGTTGTTGATAACGGCCAGCACCTCTTCATGGGCTGCTATCACGCCACGCTGAGGTTTCTTGACGCCATCGGCACTGCCCATACGGTCACCTTTGATCCGCAACTCCGCGTCCGCTTTCTGGATTCGAACCAGAAGCTCACCGAGCTCCGCTGCCCCGCGTTTTCCGCTCCCTGGCATCTGCTGACCGGCGTGTGTCTCTCCGACAGTTTCACCTTCGGCGAAAAGATGGACGTTTTGCGGCTGGGCAGGGCGCTTCGCTCCGCCAAAGACAAGGCGGAGAGCACCGGCGTTCTGGAACACATGACGGTTGAAGAATGGCTGTCGGCGCTGGGGCAGCGGGAAACTTTGCGCCGCAACTTTTGGGACCTGCTGTGCATTGCCGCCATGAATGAAGATCCGGAAATCACCTCGGCTCTCCTGTTCCGACGTGTTTTGCGGCTGGCGTTGTTCAGCTCGCCGCTCGACTCGCGCCTGGGAGTTCCGCGCAAGGGACTGAGCGATTGTTATACCGACGCGGCGGCGGGCGCGATCGCCAGCCGCGGAGGCAGCGTTGAGTTGCGGCGCGACGTGCGGGCGCTGCTGATTTCAGACGGCGTGTGTCATGGCGTCAAGCTGGCTGACGGCGACGCCATCGAGGCGCCCACTGTACTCAGCGCGGTGCCGTGGCATGTCCTGCCCGGCCTGCTTCCGGCAGAAACGGTGAAATCCGAGCCTGTCTTTTCACGCATCCTCGATCTGCGTCCCGCTCCCATCATCTCCATTTATCTCTGGTTCGATCGCGCCGTGACCGACCTGGAGTTTGTGGGCTTGCGCGGCACAACCATCCAGTGGCTCTTCAACAAGGGCCGCATCCTGGGGAGCGGCGAAAACTACGTGTCGCTGGTTTTGAGCGGCGCGCACGATCATGTTGCGCGGTCGAAAGAAAACCTGCTGAGCACGGCCCTCAGTGAACTCCGGAACCTGCTGCCGGGCGCGCGTGACGCCAGACTGACGCATTCCCTGGTGATCAAGGAGCGATTTGCAACCTTCTCGCCTTGCGTGAGAGTGGACGGGTTGCGGCCACCGGCGGTAACGCCGGTTCGCGGGCTTTATCTTGCCGGGGACTGGACAGACACCGGTCTGCCCGCCACCATCGAGGGGGCCGTCCAAAGCGGCTATACTGCCGCCGAAGCTATTCTGCATTCCAACTGA
- the hpnC gene encoding squalene synthase HpnC gives MKPSPSDLEAAYSACRRLARRHYENFPVASLLVPRDKRDALAAIYAFARSADDFADEPGIEGRLEKLADWRGRLYACVEGGPDHPTFLALGDTIRRYRLSVSSLDNLIRAFELDVTTSRHQNFESLLHYSSYSANPVGRLMLELFDHRDAEIFALSDNICTALQLTNFWQDVRTDLERDRVYLPLDDLARYELSVDILKRWKLETGAQPDSGLEERWRGVMALEAQRTWQLFVNGKPLPERVVPQLRRQLRLTWLTGTTILERVEAVDYDVFRRRPKLKLLDFVRLYFKARRPFTPEAAAGRMGVAAGPGRQR, from the coding sequence ATGAAACCTTCCCCTTCTGATCTTGAGGCGGCCTACTCGGCGTGCCGCAGGCTGGCGCGCCGCCACTATGAGAATTTCCCCGTCGCCTCGCTGCTGGTTCCCAGGGACAAGAGAGATGCGCTGGCTGCCATTTATGCTTTTGCGCGCTCGGCCGACGACTTTGCCGATGAGCCGGGCATTGAAGGGCGCCTGGAGAAGCTGGCAGACTGGCGCGGCAGGCTGTACGCGTGCGTCGAGGGCGGACCCGACCATCCGACATTCCTGGCGCTCGGCGACACGATCCGCAGGTATCGCTTGAGCGTGAGCAGCCTTGACAATCTGATTCGGGCGTTCGAATTGGACGTTACCACCAGCCGCCACCAGAACTTTGAGTCGCTTCTGCATTACAGCTCATACTCCGCCAATCCTGTGGGACGGCTGATGCTGGAGCTGTTCGACCATCGCGACGCCGAAATTTTTGCCCTTTCGGACAACATCTGCACCGCGCTGCAACTGACGAATTTCTGGCAGGACGTACGGACCGATCTCGAGCGCGACCGCGTGTACCTTCCGCTGGATGATCTCGCCCGCTATGAACTTTCCGTGGACATCCTCAAGCGATGGAAGCTGGAAACCGGCGCGCAGCCGGACTCCGGACTCGAGGAACGATGGCGCGGCGTGATGGCGCTTGAAGCCCAACGCACCTGGCAACTGTTCGTGAACGGCAAGCCGCTGCCCGAACGCGTGGTTCCGCAGCTTCGGCGGCAGCTTCGCCTCACCTGGCTTACGGGCACTACAATCCTGGAGAGAGTTGAGGCCGTTGACTATGACGTTTTTCGCCGCCGGCCCAAACTGAAACTCCTCGATTTCGTCCGGCTTTACTTTAAGGCCCGGCGCCCCTTCACGCCTGAAGCTGCGGCAGGCCGTATGGGCGTTGCCGCCGGGCCGGGACGGCAACGATGA